A stretch of DNA from Ascaphus truei isolate aAscTru1 unplaced genomic scaffold, aAscTru1.hap1 HAP1_SCAFFOLD_790, whole genome shotgun sequence:
AAAATACTCGCAATATACAGTAAGAACATGTTCATATTGCTACAGGAGATCCTGGGTGTTCTTTGCTTGTTCAAACATCTGCATGACCTTCACAGCTGGCACACAACCTTCCCTCAGTATTGTGATGGAGCCTATAAAGCAATTACAAACCATATTATTAATTCATTGATAAAGCACATTCTGAATGATTATTTTCTTTGTGCAAAATTGGTATTGGCTTAAAATGTCAGTCCCTTGTAAGACCAGATGGCACTAATCGCAGtgtcatgtttaaggggttagtccCATTTAGGACCAGATGGTACTAATCGCAGtgtcatgtttaaggggtctccagaaccaaagtgtactaatggcagtgacatgtttaaggggtcagaccctcctagAGTTTGTGGTAAAACTACTGGTTCTCCCAAGTGTATAAATAAAAAGTAGTACTATCCAtggtttttaaataaataaagaggtTCTCCTGCTTTGAAATGAAAAAAAGTTGTGTAATTCCTAATGCCATCACACTAACAAATAAGGGAGTTTCCCTGTTTTATAAGGTATTTATTACTCATATATTACTCACCTTCATCTATTTTGGTGCAATTTACAACTGTGGACCCCACAAGCTCATTGgaatctccgtcacacagaaccCCGTCCAGCTTGTGACTCAgacgcctgagagagagagagacacggaatTATGTACATATAAACATTTTAGGACTGGTGTACTAATAGCAGGGACATGTTTTAGGGGTCAGTCCTTTCTGGGAACAAAGCGTAATAATAGCAGTGACATACTTAAGGGGTCAATCCTTTCTAGGAATAATGTGTActcatggcagtgacatgtttaaagggtcagttcctcctaggaccaaagtgtactaatggcagtgacatttgTAATATTGAAGTATCTATACTGCATATCACTTACGTTATAACCATGTCATGGTGGGTGCTGTCAATTTCTCCACTGGGATTGGCGGATGTGATTGCTAAGGGACCGGTCATGTCGGTGAGATGAGCAGTGACTGAGTGATCGGGGACTCTTATCATGATTGAGTCCAGAGTCCCGACTTGCTCGTACGCTGGTCCCACACCTAAAACAGACGGGAAAGGGATTGAGTGACAGATCCCGGCTGTGTGCAGGACACACTGAGCACACATATTTCACCATGTAGTACAAGAGGGATAACACATGTCagataatacatacagtactgatgtAAAAGGCCCTTACATATATctatgtgtctgtttgtctgtctatCAGAATCATTTGGAATTTCCATGTGCTCCGATTACCAATATTACAGATTAATGACTAACCCCCATAGAGAGACAGGATAGACATAAATTgatattactgctgcggcacagtttattcgagcatttgcccgttctgtgccgcagcagtagcctggcgcgcgcccgagagtgacgggcgcgcgccgaagcagcggaagagcgccctccgatcggggcgctctccctaccgctgccgggtccgccgggtcccccggaaccccctgccgctgtcccgcgatcgcgggacaccagggctccctcggggagcccctggacgcgcgtgcagggggcgcacgctcccgaagacgcgtgaccgcgcgtctatgacgcgcggcacgccgaggggcggccactagcaagccgggaaatctcccggcttgcggatctggccgcagtgtaataaactgtgtcgccagtgtatatagttacatacagtagtagatgaggttgaaaaaagacatacgtccatcaagttcaacctatgctaaatatatatatgaaattcaGGTAGAACAAAAACAACAGATGCTCAGATGGGGGATTAGTAGTGAATCAGGGAACACTACAATAAGTATAGTACACCTCTATTATAATGATGATGTATGAAATGTGTAGtacaaatacaataaaagtgAACAGAAAAGAATAAAAGCCTTGAAAGtccaaggagggagagagagggagacacctGGATAATAAATTAAGGGACCGTTACCCAGTTTTTTGAGCCACTCTCCTTTCCGTACAATGCAGCTGATCCCCCCAGGATACACAGACTCCATGAACCTCCACAGCAGGGGGCTGAATGGAGGATCAATCTCCCTCAGCTGCTCTAGGTTAGAAATGCAGATGCAGATGGGCTTCTCTGAAGGGCGTTCCTGTGAAGTGATGAGAGAAAGAGGATCAGTTCCTAATCTAGTGATAGTTACAGGTGAAATCCCATTGCTCCCAGAAGTGTTCCTATAACGTCTCCttttaactcctcccccaactgctccctataactcctcccccaactgctcctataactcctcccctgactgctccctataactcctcccccaactgctcctataactcctcccccaactgctCCTATAAAATCTCATTACAACTCCTCCCCTTACTGCCTCCATAACCATTTACTATAACGCCTCGCCTAACTACTCCTATAAAAGCTCCATAAATTCATCCCCTAATTGCTCCTATATCTGCTCCCATCGCTGCTCCTGTAGCCTCCCCCAAAAAACAACCCTTTGTAGACAATTTAACAATCTAGTTGGCTCCCTTAATACAGTGGAATCTCCAGTTACAAATAATATGGCTTTTGACCTTGATGGAGTAAATTCTCTTGATGGCATCTGGGTGTTTGCAGGAAGCAGCCAGAGCATAGACTGTGTCCGTAGGAATTCCGCACACGCCTCCGCCCTCCAGCAAATTAGCAATTGTTCTTAAACTGCTCGTACGGTGCGACTGGGGTAAAATACACAGGCTGGATACTTCATCCTTCTTCTCTGGCTTCTGTTTCTATCAGAAGAGGAGTCAAAATCAGAGGAGCAGTCAAAATCAGAGGAGCCGTCAAAATCAGAGGAGCAGTCAATTTAAACAGGTATATATAAgctattaatgtatatagtgtCAACTATATAAGGACCACAAAACAATTGAACGTATTTGCccgaatatagtgctatgtttttttcccaaaaaatgtccttccgaaaactaCTCGTATTATATGagcagcctaacaccttttatttttcatgtagaacaccttcaaaactgtagggttgtATTATGCGAGGTCGCACtgtattcgggccaatacggtgtatatatatatatatatatataagtaagtCCGAAAATATATcagaaaaatataatataaacaataaaataaatatattattactTTAAAGAAGGCAGGTCCCATTGGAATCAGATCCTTGTTGAATAAGCAGTTGGCAAGAGAAGCGAAAAATCCGTAGAGACAGAGGATGCTGAAGATAGACAACACAACAACTGGAAGGAGAAATATGGGAGTTATTGGTGTTATCCAGATATTAATAGCTCACTAAGAACAGTTTGCAGAAAGTTTAGAGGCATCATTATCTTTCTTAAACATTTTGGATCTTGTTAAAATCAACAATATGGCAGTTTGGGTTTGTCTGAAAATGAGGGGCCAGATACACTGAGGGGTGGGCAATTTACATAGGGAAGGTCCTGCTCTACAGACAGTGACATCACATGAAAGGGAGGATCCAGAATAAATAAAACCCCTCCTATGTTTCTACTTAAAGGGTCAGTCACATGCAGGAGCAATATGATAATGAGAgtaacgtgtttaatgggttaaagagtcagtcccaggTAGGAGCGAAGTGACctatgacagtgacatgtttaatgggttaaatggtcCCTCCCGCCTTGGAGCCACCTGGCAACCTTTACATGGGTAAGAGTTTCCGAATAAAAAAACTCTTGACTCATATTAGCGTGGACCTTGTCCTTTTCAGAAAGTCAATAAAGAtaactggggagagagagggggctttccCTGGGAGAACttttgttgaacacacagtgacatcacataaAAGGGAGCAGcccgaggaaatcaaaccccgccCAAGTCTCGGCTCATCACATTTACACACTGAATTTAAATAATTATTTGAAATTACATATACATGCAGGTGTCAAATGGGGTAAACAAAGTATCAATCACCCCAGTTGTGACCCTTAACAcatgttactgccattagtatactttggTCCTAGAATGGAATGACCCCCTTAGACATGTTACTGCCACTAGTATACTTTGGTCCTAGGATGGAATGacccctttaaacatgtcacttccaTTAATACACTTTGGTACTCAGAAGTACTAACCCCATGGCTTCTATTAGACTTATTCCCATACTTACTttcaagagggagggggagagtttccAATGTAAAGAGAAGGAAACAGACTATTACAGCCTCCATCGCAAGGGTCAAAAGGAAAAGGATCACGTTCGAGTGTGTAGCTGTAAAGAGAATATATGAAATGGTTGAATTTAACactaaacaaataaaatatgatATTAGTacctagagcagtgtttcccaactccagtcctcagggaaccccaactggtcaggtcttaaggatatccctgctccagcacaggtgggtcagtcagcggctcagtcattttgactgagccacctgttctggagcagggatatccttaagacctgacctgttggggttccctgagtactggggttgggaaacactgacctAGAGGGAGTAGGAAGATGACATTTTGTCCCTTGGTATCTTGTAATAAATAGATCTTATGACCGCTCccaattagagatgggcaaatgatTCACCAACATTCAAATTCGTTGTGACTATGGTGTTTATTCGCGGGATGGATATGATGCAATGCCGCGGGTTTACCTGAGATTATTGGCAAATATTCTAATTGCAGTTATTTGCATATCTGAttaacatatttcccaggtgtcTCAGCGGTGCCCATTTTTTTGTGCACAGGTCTCTCTCCATTTGTTGTTTCAAAGTGTGTTTGAGGGGTTATATTTAGCACTTGACACTCTAACTACTGTAAGAATAGTCTCCTTCACTCCCAAAGTCAAACCCCTTTTGGTTTACTTCCCGTGACATACCTAAGACGATCAAAAATATGTTAATTATCAGGAAAGCAATTGCTCCGACTGTGAATCCCCCGTCATTATTTGCATCAATCGCTAGTGAAGGACCTAGAAAAAAGAATGATCAGATACTAAGTTTAATATTACACTGGAGAACATCATATGTTAGTCATTTAGCGGCAGTGCcagaatacatactgtatagtataataaaatataaaattatatttttggtgccttGGGACTTCTCTGTTTActgttgtatatttgaggtcagtttcccagtagcactccatttggcacaattaaatatacagtatacataataCTAAGGgttttgatttttatgtatttctaattataaaattatttaaaatataaaattaatGGACAAAGTACacacaaaaatgtataaatatacatatgcATTTTTGTGAAAGAGAAAAAATgattattcacacacacacacacacgttatttcTTAAACTATTTCAATCACTGCTATTATTTAGTTAAACAAATAATTTGAACACACACTAATAATTTTATCTTGAAATGTTATCAATGGATCTCAGAGACAGTTTCTCTGATAACACTCTATTTAGTCTGCATGGAACAGAGCTCTGTGCTGGTTGGGAAGTGGAGCTCATCAGAATTAACATCAGAAGGTGCCGTGtgaacactctactgcaggctttgggcctaaATATGTATACAACGTAAAAACAAATCAAAAACTGCTAGGACAAAAGGGTTGGAATTATGATGTAACTGACATTGAGCTCATTTTTGTAGTCATGtgggaggcacagagggggggaatAATTGCACAATTTAAAAGCAATATTACCTGCAAAACGTAGCCAGACCCAAGTTGCCCAGATAGCCGAGTAGCAGAACGGCAAAATGGAGCCAAATCTTCTACCTCCTTGAACATCAATCCTACAGATATACAGCTGAATAATAGTGCCAGGAACAAGAACCCAAGGGATGGATATATAAGCTTGAATGGGATCGTTAAAGGAACTCTGGATAGCAGCAATCGATGCCAGGCCGTTGCAGATGTAGAAGAGGGGATCAGACGGCAGGGAGGTGAGATTCTCACTGACAATTAACTCGGATTTTCGCAGACAGCACCTGCCTCTCAGCAGTATGTCCTGTAACTTGGCACTTGACATAACGATGTTTCCTACAGGTATGAGCAACTTCTCAGCGATTGAGTTAACAAGGCCGGCAAACGTTGTGTACAGGGAAATCACCGTGAATATACTGCAGGTAACCCCGAAGAATATATAAGAGCCCGAACGTGGGATCTGCTGGATTGTGGATATTGTCATTAAGACGAATGAAATATTGTGGATTATTTCTAGCATGTCCTTATTCAGCGACAGGAAGCAAAAAAGACAAGCGCCCGCCAGGAAGAACCAGTCCCCGACCAAGGACTCTCTGCTTTTCTCTACATTTGTGGATGTCAGAATAAATGTTAAGATAAACTCCCCCCAGGATATCACCAGCCAAAAGATGCCGTGGAATGCGAACTTAGTGGCGTGGTAAATATCGTCTCTGAGATAACAATAGTAGCTGGAGATGAATTGAGAAAGTACGTTGATGCTGATCCATATTGCACCCACATAAAAGATTTTCATGTACCCAAAGCAGTAGAAGGCCATAATGAAAGGGGAGATGGTATCACACATGTTACCCAGTGCCATGGGCTCAGCGTATTTAGtatttttcttcttctcttctcCAGCAGCAGAGGAAGAGCTGCGGTTAGCAGATCCTAGAAGTAGGACGTTGAACAGCGAATTGCCAAATCCAGGGAGAACATACCTCTGAGTGATCCCCTTTAACAGCAGAGCTGTCGCTCCGTAAAGTCCGCACACGACTATGATTAACTCCAGCACTCCTGCGACCACAAGGGCCCAGCGGGCAAACAGCCCCACAGCCTCAAAGACAAGAGTCAGAGTAATCGCCCCGAACACGAAGGGCATGATGTAATTGACAGTGGCGGAGCAAAAAGACAAGAGGAGAGCGATGAAGATATAAGACACTAGGCCTGCCACCGCGCTCTCACTGACAAAGCTGTTGCTCGCGGCTGAGTCAGCTCCCACAAGGATGCGGGTGGCTCCATAGCTGCTCCACAAGGCGGAGAATGCGATGAAGGACGTCCCGCTCAGGTGGTCGTTCTTGCGAAAGGAGAGGAAGCCGGCAACAAGCTGCGTTAGTCCGCCAATCAAGATCAGGTGAATGCCTGAGAGAGGGAGGATGATCTTAGTAACATATAacaaactatatatacagtatatatacagtatatacactgtatagtgGAACTGGAGTTAGTACAACAGAAAGGGGTGCAATCAGGGGGAAAACTGTATATGCTATACACAGGAGAAAATGGAACCCTATTGATGCACGCTCCTCTACtgattaaacaaaataaatacatttgaatgaaATTGAACTACACACAAAAAAATGTACGATTTAAAAACCAAAACTGAGCGCAAGTGTGTGCCAGTGACTAGATGAACTCTAGTTACAGTGTGTCATGAGTCTTAAAATCGCACACTTAATATCCATAATCACACCAGATAAATCTGCAATTAGGACACAATAAATGTGAAGAAAATAAGGCCAGAACTTTATCAAGATGAAGTGATGTACAAATGTGTCAAAGTTCAGCCTGCAAACTTGTAGACCAACCTCTCTATTTCTTTTGAAAATCCGCAAAATGTTTTTCAAACCTTTTGTTAATCAACACATGTGAACGCATGTCATTTCAGCCATTTTGCTGTCTTCTTGCCGCAAGTTTTTTTAGTTCAACGAAGCAAACTTTTTTGTTCACTTTTAAGCGAATTTCACTTTTGCTTAGTGTAAGTTTCGCCTAATTAagacacagcaaataaaaatatcccttgtgagcacagtcacatgtcttagacaggtctggaaacctgcttttcaccattatcccttagcaaataatgcttccattgcagctagggattctgggaaattacatgcaaatgagcacacataatTAGGCTAATTTATATTTTGGCTTAGTCAAGTTTTTGAATTACGAAAttcaaaaaatgtttaaatatagAGGCGACTTTTATCGAACTAAGACAAATGCGTGAAATGTTGGACTAGAGTAGAAATTTACAATGGATCCAAATTATGGCTAAAAGTTTACATCTCTATCAAGATACTCGACAAGACTGACACATCGATCTCCAATAAGTTTGGTTTTCTTCACATATATTGAGTTTGCTAGGTCACTTCTCTCCTTCGTTGGGCTgaacctttaacccattaaacacatcactgTGGTCAGGTCATTTTGGTTCTACTGTACATGGGATGGACCCTTTAACCCAATAAACTGTCACTGTCCTTAGGTCACTTTGATCCCACGTGGAACAGACCCGTTTATCCATTAAAcacatcactgtcattaggtcactttggtcctacatGGGACTGGCCCTAAACTTGTCACTGTCACCATGAGGACCTTTGGCCTTGATTCACTAATTTGCTGGTGCAAGTTATCGAACTTCCATCCAGCAttagctgccattgacttgaatgacagATGACGCTGGATCGGGGAGCAGTACCTCACATCAGCGCTTAATGCATCTCCCCCTTTGCTCCTATACTGTATgtgactgtacatatatatatatatatttatatatatactgtagctatTGTCATTTTATTTAAATAGATTCTATCATTTGTGTCTCACCAGCAAGGATATTCTCCACTCCTCCAGGAATGACGGAAGTGCTGAATAAAGAAAAGTTCTGCAAACACACAAGGAAAGCGCTGATTGCGTTCGCAAGAAGTCCGAGGACGGCAGGTTCGCTGTAAATCACAGCAGTAAATCCCTCCATGGCTCACTCGTATATTCGGTATGAAGGCGGAACTGTATTATTTTCAAGGGTACTGGTCAATTCCTCCAATTAATTAATGTACCATATGCAAAAAAAATGGTAATatctgaaaataaaaataaatgaataaagttaattaactaaataaaaaatcAGTAAGTaaactttacagtaagggcagttacaaagtgggattcattacccattggggctgtgatggcagatacaatagatttgttcaaaaaaaggttggacatctttttagaaaggaaaggtatacagggatataccaaataagtaaacatgttgATCCAGGTACACTATTACTGTATATTACCTAACACACAACACCACTACATTTAATTTACAAACTATAAGTATATATGTATTCATAGTATATACTGTAAGCCTTGTGTTTTATAAAAGTAGtgtctttgtactgtatgtacagtattaagcGTATCCATTGAAAAACTGAATTATAAATACTGCCACTGGCAAATGATctataattattattttgtaaGTATTTAGTTATACAGGGAAAATATACTGTGAGCAAAACAGGTGAATCTTATGCACTCGTTTTTAATTTACAAAACCAGAGCACAGCTACTATGTAACATTACTTCCACCACCATAATTAACACTTACCACTGTGTTCCATCCAAGGTTGTGTATAAAGCACCCGTCTCTTCTTTACTTCTCTTTGCTCTGGACCACTGTTCACAGCTCCTCAGTGCAGGATGTGTGTTTCACTGTGAATACAggttatatatactgtgcagatgGCCGTTAGAAAGGGAGGAGTGGTGCACCTGGCATTTCCCTGTCTCTATATTTCCTCCTCTGAATACCTTTCATTAAATCTATTTCCTCATATATCTGCTCTTTGTATGTCCCCTGTGACCCttcacccattaaacatgtcattgtCATTAGGACACTTTTGCTTGTATATTGAACAACTGACCCTTTAACACATTTAACATgttactgtcattaggtcacttagTTTATATGTGTGACTGACCTTGTACCCCATGGAACTGACATTATCACTAAACATATCActgtcattgggtcactttgctcctacatgggactgaccctttaacccattacacatccattgctgcagtggctATGTGaatactaaggctaaggccccgctcccagagtcagcgcacctgcgctgctgacaggcggtgcgctgagatacacagaccgcgatctgcggtctgtagggagcgggagccggagcgggagccggagcgggaggtgggcggtttgatcgggaggtgggcgggaggtgggcggtttgacagggagggggggcgtggcttgagcggagggacccgctactctccccccctccctccacggactcgggctggagctggaaggtaagtttaaacacacacacgcaggcactcattcatacacacacactcacacacacacacacacacacacacacacaggcaggcactcacgcactcatacacacacacgcgcgcacacacaggcaggcactcacgcactcatacacacacacacacacagacagaggcaggcactcgggcacacacacacacagacaggcactcacgcactcagacacatacacacacagacaggcacgcactcagacacacacacagagaaaggcactcacctgctttcactccacactcctccccgctccccgaagcctctcctcctcccgaagcctcccctccccattggctcacagccacacacgtcacgcgtcaacgctaggaaacaccattctctggtgtctccagcggctgacgcgctacagcgtgtagtgctctgtgcagccaggggggaccgggaccggctcgcgaggattcccctgctggtggggaactcgcgacccgccgcccgcgccaacgagcgcagcgggaccgaggcctaagctaCATATTGGTGGCTACGTTTGGTAGCTTTGTATTCTTATCAGACTCACATATATTACCTTCCTTGCCTTGGTGAGCTCGGATCTTATCAATGTTTCTGCTGCAGCTGTCAGCTCATAATACTGTTATGTACATTGCACACCGGGCTCTTACACCGCAGGCTAGTTGAGCATCACAGTTAACCCCTGCAAGGCGGCGTTACTCCTTGCGTTTGGACTTCCACATATATAGGGATTCGTTTTTCTGTTTGGTTTCTACAAATTTACCtgggggtgtgtatgtgtctagtaatattggaacagggatattttgtgtgtatttgggatatTGTCACCCTTGGTTATTGTGACTGGCCGGTCATTGGTTTCTCTCGGGACCTTGTCCCGAGAGTCTCCGTACGTTCAGGGTCGCTCCCCCTTTTCCCTATGTGCCCCCATCAGTATGTTTAAAGCCATCCGCATTATTTTTTAATCCGACACTTTATCATCTTCCTGTCAGGAGGTTTTTCTTTTGTCTGCCTGTTTTTCATGTgttattatctgtaactgttgtTGGTGTCTAGATGTGTAGTTAATACACATTTTGTTATTTTTGGACTATTTTATGCATCTCGTGTTGATATTTTTGCAGATATATCTGAGTGCTTATTATAGGGTTTtctttgtgtctttgtgtgtcctATATTGGTTTGTGACCCTTAGCACCGCCAATCCCACTTTATATTTTCGGGGAGTATTGTTTGGCATTAGATATCTGAGTATTCACACGGCTGTCCTGATTGCGGTATTGTCTTTGTGTGTATCCATTAtacatgtcactggcattaggTCACTTTGGACTTGTGGTCCACACATTGTCAGGGGGCTTTGCATAATAATTGTATAGGAGTCTGTGATATTTGAATGCGTTAATCATAATTTATATAATGTGTTAAATATGTGCCTGAAATAGGTCTTGTGGTGCCGAAAGATGAGTGTGGTCCGGATCACAGCTGACTGTGCCGgtaacattctatgtacagcactataTTGTAACTGTGAAGCACTTTGGGCCCCATTGGAGAAAACACGTTGTACTGTATGAAACACACTTATTAGAAGTGTGTGCCCCTAAATCTGTGCTCTTATCGCCATCTGCTGGAAATGGAAGGATTTGCACAGGTCAAAACTCTGCTTTCTTTATGCATGTAACGAGCTGAATTTCCAGGTTAAATTTGCATTGTCATGTGTAACACAGTGATTAAGCTGCAGCTGAGGATTCTGGGCATGACTTGGTATGTCAGTTTTAGCTTCTGGATTTTACACATGATTCACAAAACTTGCCCAGATACTTTCTCATAGAGTttcttactgtatacagtacctaactttattgcctcatataaccactccctataacttatCCCATTAATCCATATAaccgcaccctataactcctcctattgctctatataaccgctcccgttaactcctcctattgccccatataaccgctccttataactcctcttattactcctataaccgcttcctataactcctcctattgccccataaaaccgctccctataactcctcctattgccccatataactgctccctataactcctcctattgctctatataaccgctccctttaactcctcctattgccccatataaccgctccctttaactcctattgccccatataaccgctccttataactcctcctattactccatataacagctccctataactcctcctattgccccatataaccgctctctataactcctcctattgccccatataaccgctccctataactcctcctattgccccatataaccactctctataactcctcttattgctctatataaccactccctataactcctcctattgctccatataaccgctccctataactcctcctattgctataaataacctctccctataactcctcctattgccccatttaACCGCTGAGCACAAAACCACACGCACTGAATCCAGGACCCCAAAGTTCTTGACAATCAGTGTAAATCCCTCTTTAGCTCGAGAACCGCCTGTGATCGACGGGGCAAACCTCAGTAGAAAAAACAAGAAAGGAACGCAGCGAGGGATTGGGTAAGAAAAAGGACATTTATAAATGACTTATTGCTATGTGTCTGTTGTTCACCTCGTACTCTTTTTGTAGTGCTGTAGTAACTACTCATCATGTGATAT
This window harbors:
- the LOC142486223 gene encoding uncharacterized protein LOC142486223, with translation MALGNMCDTISPFIMAFYCFGYMKIFYVGAIWISINVLSQFISSYYCYLRDDIYHATKFAFHGIFWLVISWGEFILTFILTSTNVEKSRESLVGDWFFLAGACLFCFLSLNKDMLEIIHNISFVLMTISTIQQIPRSGSYIFFGVTCSIFTVISLYTTFAGLVNSIAEKLLIPVGNIVMSSAKLQDILLRGRCCLRKSELIVSENLTSLPSDPLFYICNGLASIAAIQSSFNDPIQAYISIPWVLVPGTIIQLYICRIDVQGGRRFGSILPFCYSAIWATWVWLRFAGPSLAIDANNDGGFTVGAIAFLIINIFLIVLATHSNVILFLLTLAMEAVIVCFLLFTLETLPLPLEIVVLSIFSILCLYGFFASLANCLFNKDLIPMGPAFFKKQKPEKKDEVSSLCILPQSHRTSSLRTIANLLEGGGVCGIPTDTVYALAASCKHPDAIKRIYSIKERPSEKPICICISNLEQLREIDPPFSPLLWRFMESVYPGGISCIVRKGEWLKKLGVGPAYEQVGTLDSIMIRVPDHSVTAHLTDMTGPLAITSANPSGEIDSTHHDMVITRLSHKLDGVLCDGDSNELVGSTVVNCTKIDEGSITILREGCVPAVKVMQMFEQAKNTQDLL
- the LOC142486225 gene encoding uncharacterized protein LOC142486225, producing MEGFTAVIYSEPAVLGLLANAISAFLVCLQNFSLFSTSVIPGGVENILAGIHLILIGGLTQLVAGFLSFRKNDHLSGTSFIAFSALWSSYGATRILVGADSAASNSFVSESAVAGLVSYIFIALLLSFCSATVNYIMPFVFGAITLTLVFEAVGLFARWALVVAGVLELIIVVCGLYGATALLLKGITQRYVLPGFGNSLFNVLLLGSANQEKY